CGGGCAGCTCGAACTCCGGCGAGCAGGCCGACTCGGGCGGCGACAACGGCGACAACGGCGACAAGAAGGCCGATGAGCAGGCTGCCGGCCTGAACACGCCGGTGCGCGACGGCAAGTTCGAGTTCGTCGTCACCAACGTCGAGTCGGGTCTGTCGTCGGTCGGCGACAACGAGTTCCTCACGGCGGAGGCCCAGGGGCAGTTCGTGGTGGTCATCATGACGGTGAACAACACCAGCAAGGAGCCGAAGGACTTCTCGCCCACCAACCAGAAGCTCGTCGACACCGAGGGCCGTAGCTTCGAGCCCGATACCACCGCGCAGATCTACCTCGGCGGGAGCGACATTCCCGTCTGGGACAACATCAATCCGGGTAACACTGTCGAGGTCAAGGTCGTCTACGACATGCCCGTTGACGCCAAGCCGGCCAGCATCGAGCTCCACGATTCGATGTTCTCCGGCGGGGTGAAGGTCAACCTCGGCTGACCGCACCCTCGGACCGGCGAACCTCGGTCCCGACCTGTAGACGTCGATCGAAGTCTGCACGTCGAAACGAGGTTCATCAGACGAAGCGAGCCCGGGACGACCGTCGTCCCGGGCTCGCTTCGTGGTCTGGGATCAGCCGTGGTACGGCTCCGCACTGACGAGGGTCACCTTGACGGTCGCGCCGCTGGGCACCGAATACTCGCGGGTCTCGCCGACCTTGGCGTCGATCAGGGCCGAGCCCAGGGGCGAGCTGGGGGAGTAGGTCTCGAGCTTGCCGCCCGAGGCGCCTTCTTCGCGGGTCGCGATGAGGAAGGTCTCGGTGTCCTTCTCGTCGCCGTCGTAGTAGACGGTGACGACGGAACCGGGCAGGGCGACGCCGGACTGGGTCGGCGCCTCGCCGACCTTCGCGTTGTTCAGCAGTTCCTGCAGCTGGCGGATGCGCGCCTCCTGCTGGCCCTGCTCTTCGCGGGCGGCGTGGTAGCCACCGTTCTCCTTGAGGTCGCCTTCTTCGCGTCGCTCATTGATCTCGGCAGCAATGACCGGACGGTTGGCGATCAATGAGTCGAGCTCGCTCTTGAGGCGGTCGTGCGACTCTTGGGTCAGCCAGGTCACCTGGGTGTCGGTCATCGGTCACTCCTTCGTGTTGTCCGCGCCGCGATGCGACTCTTTCACCGCGCGGCATATGGACTGCTATAAATGCAGCAACACGACCCCTCGCGGAGCCGTGTATCCGATCATCGTACCAGCCGATGAGACCTATGGCACATCAGTTGATCCAGCCGTTGCCGCGTCGAGTGCTTCCTGGTAGGTGGGTTCGGCTCGTTTCAACCATCCCACAACGAAATACGTGACCGGCATGATGACGATCTCCACCAGGGTTTTCCAGACAAACCCGACAATCGTGTAGTTGACGAAATCTCCCCAGGTGGAGATTCCGAGCGCGGTGGCCGCGATCGAACAGAAGACGAGAGTATCCGCGAATTCGCCGACGACCGTCGACCCCAGAAGGCGCGCCCACAGATGCCGCT
The sequence above is drawn from the Gordonia rubripertincta genome and encodes:
- the greA gene encoding transcription elongation factor GreA, whose protein sequence is MTDTQVTWLTQESHDRLKSELDSLIANRPVIAAEINERREEGDLKENGGYHAAREEQGQQEARIRQLQELLNNAKVGEAPTQSGVALPGSVVTVYYDGDEKDTETFLIATREEGASGGKLETYSPSSPLGSALIDAKVGETREYSVPSGATVKVTLVSAEPYHG
- a CDS encoding DUF4352 domain-containing protein, with protein sequence MTDPQNPQPGQPYPGQPQPGQPYGQQPQYGAPGPYGAPPAYQAPIQPPKKKKWPWIVGILVALIVIIAAVSGGGDDSSDKTASSGSSNSGEQADSGGDNGDNGDKKADEQAAGLNTPVRDGKFEFVVTNVESGLSSVGDNEFLTAEAQGQFVVVIMTVNNTSKEPKDFSPTNQKLVDTEGRSFEPDTTAQIYLGGSDIPVWDNINPGNTVEVKVVYDMPVDAKPASIELHDSMFSGGVKVNLG